In Candidatus Binataceae bacterium, a single genomic region encodes these proteins:
- a CDS encoding cobalamin B12-binding domain-containing protein yields the protein MADKRLRIVVAKPGLDGHDRGAKIIARALRDGGFEVIYTGLHQTPEMIAQAVVQEDADAVGLSVLSGAHMTLFPEVMRQLKERGAGDVAVFGGGIIPDDDAKKLREVGVREIFTPGASTEDIVKWVRENVQPRQ from the coding sequence ATGGCGGACAAACGACTCAGAATTGTGGTGGCGAAACCCGGGCTCGACGGACACGATCGCGGCGCGAAGATTATCGCGCGCGCGCTGCGTGATGGCGGCTTCGAAGTTATCTACACCGGGCTCCATCAGACGCCCGAGATGATCGCGCAGGCCGTCGTGCAGGAAGATGCCGACGCTGTCGGCCTCAGCGTGCTGTCGGGCGCGCACATGACGCTCTTTCCCGAGGTGATGCGCCAGCTCAAGGAGCGCGGCGCGGGCGATGTCGCGGTCTTCGGCGGCGGGATCATACCCGACGATGATGCGAAGAAGCTGCGCGAGGTGGGCGTCAGGGAGATCTTTACGCCGGGCGCTTCGACCGAGGACATCGTGAAGTGGGTGCGCGAGAACGTGCAGCCGCGCCAGTAG
- a CDS encoding cofactor-independent phosphoglycerate mutase, whose protein sequence is MKYVIIHGDGMADWACDVLGGKTPLEAANKPNMDLLATRGTLGMVATIPKGMPSGSDVGTMTMLGYDPARYHTGRAPIEAASQGIEMAPSDVVFRMNLVSIGPGDGGARTMNDFTSGHITSEEAAQIVTDINKKLGGDAIEFHNGVSYRHLMLWHGGTTRTNLTPPHDITGKDAESSLPKGEGADLLRDLMTRAADILKDHPVNKARRAAGKPEATSIWFWGQGTRPAVPTLKERFGVDGSVISAVDLVNGLGRLAGLQLIKVPGATGFLDTDYAAKGRYGLEALKSRDFLLLHIEAPDEAGHMGRADLKKEAIERIDELIIGPMLKGLDAMGDFTILLMPDHATPSKLKTHSSEPVPFAMMTASQFRAASGNARRYTEADGQKTGISFDHGYELLGTMFDRSRLGTN, encoded by the coding sequence ATGAAATACGTCATCATACACGGCGACGGGATGGCCGACTGGGCGTGCGACGTGCTCGGCGGCAAGACTCCGCTCGAGGCTGCCAACAAGCCCAACATGGATTTGCTCGCGACGCGCGGCACGCTCGGCATGGTCGCGACTATTCCCAAGGGGATGCCCTCGGGCAGCGACGTTGGCACCATGACGATGCTCGGCTACGATCCCGCGCGCTATCACACCGGGCGCGCGCCGATCGAGGCCGCCAGCCAGGGAATCGAGATGGCGCCGAGCGACGTCGTGTTCCGCATGAATCTCGTGTCAATAGGTCCCGGCGACGGCGGCGCGCGCACGATGAACGACTTCACCTCGGGCCACATCACGAGCGAGGAAGCGGCGCAGATCGTCACAGATATAAATAAGAAGCTCGGCGGCGACGCGATCGAGTTTCACAACGGCGTCAGCTACCGCCATCTGATGCTCTGGCATGGCGGCACGACGCGCACCAATCTCACGCCTCCGCACGACATCACCGGCAAGGACGCCGAATCGAGCCTGCCGAAAGGCGAGGGCGCCGATCTCCTGCGCGATCTGATGACGCGCGCCGCCGATATCCTCAAAGATCATCCGGTGAACAAGGCGCGGCGCGCCGCCGGTAAGCCCGAAGCCACGTCGATCTGGTTCTGGGGGCAGGGCACGCGCCCCGCGGTGCCGACGCTCAAGGAGCGCTTCGGCGTCGACGGCTCGGTGATCTCGGCGGTCGACCTCGTGAACGGTCTTGGGCGTCTCGCGGGACTTCAATTGATCAAAGTTCCCGGCGCGACCGGGTTTCTCGACACCGACTACGCGGCGAAGGGCCGTTACGGTCTCGAAGCGCTGAAGTCGCGAGACTTCCTGCTCCTTCATATCGAGGCGCCCGACGAGGCTGGTCACATGGGCCGCGCCGATCTCAAGAAGGAAGCGATCGAGCGCATCGACGAGCTGATCATCGGCCCGATGCTGAAGGGGCTCGACGCGATGGGCGACTTTACGATCCTGCTGATGCCCGATCACGCGACGCCGAGCAAGCTCAAGACCCATTCGTCCGAGCCGGTGCCGTTTGCGATGATGACTGCAAGTCAATTCCGCGCCGCATCCGGCAACGCCCGGCGGTACACCGAGGCCGACGGCCAGAAAACCGGAATCAGTTTCGACCACGGATACGAATTGCTCGGCACGATGTTCGATCGCAGCCGTTTGGGAACGAACTAA
- a CDS encoding YkgJ family cysteine cluster protein: MITRYANADLLAMLSRHRCEQCGACCRWSGHVFLYRDDVRRLANRLDLSIPIFLNQYCVVVKWMAHGRGQYRIGLARDIAGTGCVFLKDSRCSVHDFKPLMCKAGPAGWPWIADPKSFWMYAERSPSFDHDEGSLSVDAADRWFARTRRAELTARKATSLAALAAVYGLPLRLVRSLRIVGFEKGDFDVGVPEKSSIS; the protein is encoded by the coding sequence ATGATCACGCGCTACGCCAATGCGGATCTCCTCGCAATGCTCTCAAGGCACCGATGCGAACAATGCGGCGCATGCTGTCGTTGGAGCGGTCATGTATTCCTTTATCGTGACGATGTCAGGCGTCTGGCGAATCGTCTCGACCTGAGTATCCCGATATTCCTGAATCAGTACTGTGTTGTGGTGAAGTGGATGGCCCACGGCCGCGGCCAATACCGAATTGGATTGGCAAGAGACATCGCTGGCACTGGTTGCGTGTTTCTTAAAGACTCGCGATGCAGCGTTCACGACTTCAAACCGTTGATGTGCAAAGCGGGACCAGCAGGATGGCCATGGATTGCCGATCCGAAGAGCTTCTGGATGTATGCGGAACGATCGCCCAGCTTCGATCACGATGAAGGCAGTCTTTCGGTCGACGCTGCCGACCGTTGGTTCGCTCGTACCCGTCGCGCCGAACTGACGGCGAGAAAAGCGACGTCACTCGCGGCGCTCGCCGCTGTCTACGGATTGCCGTTGCGACTGGTGCGGAGTCTAAGAATTGTCGGCTTTGAAAAAGGAGACTTTGATGTCGGTGTTCCCGAGAAATCCTCCATTAGTTGA
- a CDS encoding acyl-CoA dehydrogenase family protein: MELELTEAQQGARDTARRFAREKLGPIGVEADRTHRYPAAAIAELSKLGMLGIFIPEEYGGAGLDHVAYALVLEELAVECASTCVIVSAHSSLASWPILGLASEQQKKHFLPKMATGEWLGCFALTEPQAGSDAAGQKTRAVRDGDSYVINGTKNFITNAPQAGVAIVFAMTHPEKGNKGISAFAVETSSPGWAVTRVEDKMGIHGAHSAQLSFTDMRVPRDNLILNEGEGFKVAMKTLDGGRIGIAAQAIGIGRASLEASLKYAGERLTFGKPLTSYQAIQWKLADMAVSVDAARLLALRAATLKDRGVSCSKESAMAKLFASETAMKAATEAVQIHGGYGYTKEFKVERYFRDAKITEIYEGTSEIQRLVIAGQVLGNR; encoded by the coding sequence ATGGAACTGGAACTTACCGAAGCACAACAAGGCGCGCGCGACACTGCGCGCCGATTCGCGCGCGAAAAGCTCGGCCCGATCGGCGTCGAAGCCGATCGCACCCATCGCTATCCTGCCGCGGCGATCGCTGAGCTCTCGAAGCTCGGCATGCTCGGCATCTTCATTCCCGAGGAGTACGGCGGCGCGGGCCTCGATCACGTTGCGTATGCGCTCGTGCTCGAAGAGCTTGCCGTCGAATGCGCGTCGACCTGCGTGATCGTGTCGGCGCACTCGTCGCTCGCCTCGTGGCCGATTCTCGGGCTTGCATCGGAGCAGCAGAAAAAACATTTCCTGCCAAAGATGGCGACGGGAGAATGGCTCGGATGCTTCGCGCTCACCGAGCCGCAGGCCGGCTCCGACGCCGCGGGACAGAAGACGCGCGCCGTCCGCGATGGCGATTCGTACGTCATCAACGGCACCAAGAATTTCATCACCAATGCGCCTCAGGCCGGTGTCGCAATTGTGTTCGCGATGACGCATCCCGAGAAGGGCAACAAGGGTATCAGCGCGTTCGCCGTCGAGACCTCTTCGCCCGGATGGGCCGTGACGCGCGTCGAAGACAAGATGGGAATCCACGGCGCTCATTCGGCGCAGCTCAGCTTCACCGATATGCGCGTGCCGCGCGACAACCTGATCCTGAATGAAGGCGAGGGCTTCAAGGTCGCGATGAAAACGCTCGACGGCGGCCGAATCGGAATCGCCGCGCAGGCGATCGGAATCGGGCGCGCCTCGCTCGAAGCGTCGCTCAAGTACGCCGGCGAACGATTGACTTTCGGCAAGCCGCTCACGAGCTACCAGGCGATCCAGTGGAAGCTCGCCGACATGGCGGTATCGGTCGATGCGGCGCGGCTCCTGGCGCTGCGGGCGGCGACGCTCAAGGATCGCGGCGTGTCATGCTCGAAGGAATCCGCGATGGCGAAGCTGTTCGCCTCCGAAACTGCGATGAAGGCTGCGACCGAAGCGGTGCAGATTCACGGCGGTTACGGCTACACCAAGGAATTTAAGGTCGAGCGCTATTTTCGCGACGCGAAGATTACCGAAATTTACGAAGGAACTTCCGAGATTCAGCGCCTGGTGATTGCCGGCCAGGTGCTCGGGAATCGATGA
- a CDS encoding acyl-CoA dehydrogenase family protein — MNFDLTDEQRQIRETLAEFAEREIKPHSTKWDKEEIFPRHIIEQLGQLGFLGVAFPEKYGGGGADTLSQALVVEGLSRYDASIGLTAAAHMSLSTGHIHSFASEEHRAHYVPDMLAAKKLGAWCLTEPSSGSDAAAMRTKAVRKGDNFTINGSKMFITNGSVGDVYVVMAVTDEARGRDGVSAFIVDRKTEGLSNGRRIEKLGLRASDTAEVIFDNVTVPARNLVGEMGAGYRQTLKVLEGGRIGIAGFAMGIARGAMEEARTYALERRQFEQRIADFQAIQWMFADMATRIDASWTLICRAAALKDAGKPFAREAAMAKLFASETAMWSTTKAVQIHGGYGYVTDFPVERFMRDAKLSEIGEGTSEVQRMIIAKSLLKEGYPAF, encoded by the coding sequence ATGAATTTCGATCTGACAGACGAGCAGCGCCAGATCCGCGAGACGCTCGCGGAGTTCGCCGAGCGCGAGATCAAGCCGCACTCGACCAAGTGGGACAAGGAAGAGATTTTCCCGCGCCATATCATCGAGCAGCTCGGCCAGCTCGGTTTTCTTGGCGTGGCGTTCCCTGAAAAATACGGCGGCGGCGGTGCTGACACGTTGTCACAAGCGCTGGTCGTCGAGGGACTGTCGCGCTATGACGCGTCGATTGGACTGACCGCGGCGGCGCACATGTCGCTTTCGACCGGGCATATCCATTCGTTCGCAAGCGAAGAGCATCGCGCGCATTACGTTCCCGACATGCTCGCGGCAAAAAAGCTCGGGGCATGGTGTCTGACTGAGCCGAGCTCGGGCTCGGATGCCGCTGCGATGCGCACCAAGGCCGTGCGCAAGGGCGACAACTTCACCATCAACGGCTCGAAGATGTTCATCACCAACGGCAGCGTCGGCGACGTTTACGTGGTGATGGCGGTGACCGACGAAGCTCGCGGCCGCGACGGCGTCTCGGCGTTTATCGTCGATCGCAAGACCGAAGGCCTCTCCAATGGCCGCCGTATCGAGAAGCTCGGATTGCGCGCGTCAGATACTGCGGAAGTGATCTTCGACAATGTGACGGTGCCGGCACGGAATCTCGTAGGCGAGATGGGCGCGGGGTATCGGCAGACGCTGAAGGTGCTTGAAGGCGGACGCATCGGGATCGCCGGCTTTGCGATGGGTATCGCGCGCGGCGCGATGGAAGAGGCGCGGACCTACGCGCTCGAGCGCAGGCAGTTTGAGCAAAGAATTGCGGACTTCCAGGCGATCCAGTGGATGTTCGCTGACATGGCGACGCGGATCGATGCGTCGTGGACGCTGATTTGCCGCGCCGCCGCGCTCAAGGACGCCGGCAAGCCGTTCGCGCGCGAAGCCGCGATGGCGAAGCTGTTCGCGTCGGAAACCGCGATGTGGTCGACGACCAAGGCGGTGCAAATCCACGGCGGCTACGGTTATGTCACCGACTTTCCCGTCGAGCGCTTTATGCGCGATGCCAAGCTCTCCGAGATTGGCGAAGGCACCAGCGAAGTCCAGCGTATGATCATCGCCAAGTCGCTACTCAAGGAAGGCTACCCGGCGTTCTGA
- a CDS encoding VOC family protein: protein MAKPIPAGWHSVTPRLVANDPAQLVEFLKHAFAATGTYNQNRPSEIRIGDSIVMVSGITKGVPSNPAYLYLYLADVDAAYARALKGGAISIDAPRDMHYGDRRATIRDPAGNTWQIATHIDDVAPAEIEARLGKVRSN, encoded by the coding sequence ATGGCCAAACCAATCCCCGCTGGATGGCATTCGGTCACCCCGCGCCTGGTCGCCAACGATCCTGCGCAACTCGTCGAGTTTCTCAAGCACGCGTTCGCTGCGACGGGAACCTACAATCAGAACAGGCCCTCTGAGATTCGCATCGGCGATTCGATCGTGATGGTCAGCGGCATCACCAAAGGGGTGCCGTCGAATCCCGCCTACTTGTACCTCTACCTGGCAGACGTTGACGCAGCCTACGCGCGCGCTCTGAAAGGCGGCGCGATTTCGATCGACGCTCCGCGCGACATGCATTATGGCGATCGCCGCGCGACAATTCGCGACCCCGCCGGCAACACCTGGCAGATCGCGACTCATATCGACGACGTTGCGCCGGCAGAAATCGAAGCCCGCCTGGGAAAGGTTAGATCAAACTGA
- the glpX gene encoding class II fructose-bisphosphatase produces MERNLALEVVRATEAAALAASRFIGKGDERMADRAAGEAMRKALNSVAMDGKVVIGEGTQDDVELLYSGEIVGTGAGTEVDVALDALEGSIITATGGPNALSCVALAERGKILLCPDTYMDKIATGPAGKGVIDIDRSPGDNLKALAEAKNVYVEDLRIAILDRPRHEKLIAEVRRAGAGIKMLSAGDLSAAIATTRPESEIDMLIGVGGAHQGVLAAAAIRSAGGEMQCRFVPRNSDEAEACLKMGIMDLKHRYTLEELAGDNVMFAATGVTTGDYLRGVRFFSGGAMTNSVVMRSKTRTIRFIEAIHHFDFKPEY; encoded by the coding sequence ATGGAGCGCAATCTTGCCCTCGAAGTTGTACGCGCGACCGAAGCCGCCGCTCTAGCTGCGTCCCGCTTCATCGGCAAGGGCGACGAGCGCATGGCCGATCGCGCCGCGGGCGAGGCGATGCGCAAGGCGCTCAACTCGGTCGCGATGGACGGCAAGGTCGTCATCGGCGAAGGCACCCAGGACGACGTCGAGCTGCTCTACTCGGGAGAAATCGTCGGCACCGGCGCGGGAACCGAAGTCGATGTCGCGCTCGACGCGCTCGAGGGCTCGATCATCACGGCGACCGGCGGCCCCAACGCGCTTTCGTGCGTCGCGCTCGCCGAGCGCGGCAAGATCCTGCTCTGCCCCGACACCTACATGGACAAAATCGCAACCGGCCCCGCGGGCAAGGGCGTGATAGACATCGACCGCTCGCCGGGCGACAACCTGAAAGCGCTGGCGGAAGCGAAAAACGTCTATGTCGAAGACTTGCGAATCGCGATCCTCGATCGCCCGCGCCATGAGAAGCTGATTGCCGAGGTCCGCCGCGCGGGCGCCGGTATCAAGATGCTGAGCGCCGGCGATTTGTCAGCCGCGATCGCGACGACCCGTCCCGAAAGCGAAATCGACATGCTGATCGGCGTTGGCGGCGCACATCAGGGCGTGCTCGCCGCGGCCGCGATTCGCTCCGCGGGCGGCGAGATGCAGTGCCGCTTCGTGCCGCGCAACTCCGACGAAGCCGAAGCATGCCTCAAGATGGGCATCATGGACCTCAAGCATCGCTACACGCTCGAGGAACTGGCCGGCGACAACGTGATGTTCGCCGCGACCGGCGTCACGACGGGAGACTACCTGCGCGGCGTGCGCTTCTTCTCCGGCGGCGCAATGACCAACAGCGTCGTGATGCGCTCCAAAACCCGCACCATCCGCTTCATCGAAGCCATCCACCATTTCGACTTCAAGCCCGAGTATTAA
- a CDS encoding tyrosine-protein phosphatase, whose translation MSDEAKNPNNTGFQAPEQRVVIDFDLLRRMAAQNFRDLGGHPAHEGRRVRRGKLFRSSHLSEVPDHSPVKQLPLKTLVTLQSRMEVKHLGTPVPATHPNVRWAHIPMGDEWFNNTGFTRINSQPGNEHLALVMHFRHDWRTFFKLLAERDVYPLLFHCSAGRDRTGVAAAMILSMLGVDRERIVADFLASNETFPHAPLTPAQLDPVFDLIDENGGIEGFMSDVIGLDRAELESIREDLLED comes from the coding sequence TTGTCTGACGAAGCGAAGAATCCGAACAACACCGGTTTCCAGGCGCCCGAGCAGCGCGTCGTTATCGATTTCGACCTGCTGCGGCGGATGGCGGCGCAGAATTTTCGCGATCTCGGCGGGCATCCAGCGCACGAAGGCCGACGCGTACGCCGCGGCAAGCTGTTCCGCTCATCGCATTTATCGGAAGTGCCCGATCATTCGCCCGTCAAGCAGCTCCCGCTGAAGACGCTTGTGACTCTGCAAAGCCGGATGGAAGTGAAGCATCTCGGCACGCCCGTTCCGGCGACGCATCCGAACGTTCGGTGGGCGCACATCCCGATGGGCGACGAATGGTTCAATAACACCGGGTTTACGCGTATCAACTCGCAGCCTGGCAACGAGCACCTGGCGCTCGTGATGCATTTTCGTCACGACTGGCGCACGTTCTTCAAGCTCCTGGCGGAGCGCGACGTTTATCCCCTGCTCTTTCATTGCTCGGCGGGCCGCGATCGCACCGGAGTCGCCGCCGCGATGATCCTCTCAATGCTGGGCGTCGATCGTGAAAGAATCGTCGCCGACTTCCTCGCCAGCAATGAGACCTTTCCCCACGCTCCGCTGACGCCTGCCCAGCTCGATCCCGTTTTCGATCTTATAGACGAAAACGGCGGCATCGAAGGATTCATGAGCGACGTGATCGGTCTCGATCGCGCCGAACTCGAATCGATCCGCGAAGACCTGCTCGAAGATTGA
- a CDS encoding zf-HC2 domain-containing protein, with amino-acid sequence MAECNEIGVMLSAFGDGELEPWARRQVESHLALCTICVTRLADYSLLRNELKKIIKIPKLEGFSRSVMDKIGKLVVLLFFLLAMHGGVPSKVRVAMRPVDVRVDSVLTISEQGFGYGVVAHRAKQAVHGEAMAFPLPNGNILRVRARALDDDTIAMRLVLMDGHHRTMTTEVRVKPGDAFIYSTAPSTQGTSLLLRIRPSMIVGPAHQISARVDRRVHPAG; translated from the coding sequence ATGGCCGAGTGCAATGAAATCGGCGTAATGCTCAGCGCCTTCGGCGACGGCGAACTTGAGCCGTGGGCGCGCCGCCAGGTCGAGTCCCATCTCGCGCTCTGTACCATCTGCGTCACGCGCCTCGCCGACTATTCGCTGCTGCGGAACGAACTCAAAAAGATTATCAAGATTCCCAAGCTCGAAGGCTTCAGCCGCTCAGTCATGGACAAGATCGGCAAGCTCGTCGTGCTGCTGTTCTTCCTGCTCGCGATGCACGGTGGAGTTCCGAGCAAAGTTCGAGTTGCGATGCGGCCCGTCGATGTTCGTGTCGATTCCGTCTTGACGATCAGCGAGCAGGGGTTCGGCTATGGCGTCGTGGCTCATCGCGCCAAGCAAGCGGTCCATGGCGAGGCGATGGCATTTCCGCTGCCCAACGGCAACATCCTTCGCGTCCGCGCGCGCGCCCTCGACGACGATACGATTGCGATGCGCCTGGTGCTGATGGACGGGCACCACCGCACCATGACGACCGAGGTCCGGGTCAAACCCGGAGACGCGTTCATCTACAGCACCGCGCCTTCAACACAGGGCACGTCGTTGCTGCTCCGAATCCGACCCTCGATGATCGTTGGCCCGGCACATCAGATCTCCGCCCGCGTCGACCGCCGCGTCCATCCCGCGGGCTAG
- a CDS encoding methylmalonyl-CoA mutase family protein, whose protein sequence is MDRKNSWFESTYKQASERPARFSTVSDMELDPLYTAADVTGNADEKIGYPGEYPYTRGVYGSMYRGRFWTMRQFAGFGLAEDTNRRFHFLLGQGQDGLSTAFDMPTLMGYDADHERALGEVGREGVSVSSVHDMARLFDKIPLDKVTTSMTVNCSASVLLAMYLVVAEKNGIPWEKVGGTIQNDMLKEYIAQKEWICPPRPALRVVTDMIEFCARKVPRWHAVSISGYHIREAGSTAVQELAFTIADGICYVEEAIKRGLNVDDFAQRLSFFWNIHNDFLEEVAKLRAARRMWATIMKERFGAKNPRSLLLRTHAQTAGASLTAQQPLNNVVRVAIQALAGVMGGVQSLHTNSMDETLALPTEQAVMVALRTQQIIAEETGVTNTIDPMGGSYAVEALTDRMEREAFDYINKIDEMGGMIKAVETGYPQREIAEAAFHYQRQLEKDVKVVVGVNKYSIPEEIPIETLKIDAAIEEKQVQRVRKMKRDRDASAHKDALRRVAEACRSGENLMEPICEAVRREATVGEISDIFRSEFGVYTDPGWL, encoded by the coding sequence GTGGACAGAAAGAACAGCTGGTTCGAATCTACCTACAAACAGGCGAGCGAGCGCCCGGCCCGGTTCTCAACCGTGTCCGATATGGAACTCGATCCGCTCTACACCGCCGCCGACGTGACCGGCAACGCCGACGAGAAGATCGGCTACCCGGGCGAGTATCCGTACACGCGCGGCGTTTACGGCTCGATGTATCGCGGGCGCTTCTGGACGATGCGCCAGTTTGCCGGCTTCGGCCTCGCCGAGGATACGAACCGCCGCTTCCACTTCCTGCTCGGCCAGGGCCAGGATGGTCTCTCTACGGCGTTCGATATGCCGACGCTGATGGGCTACGACGCCGATCATGAGCGCGCCCTCGGCGAAGTCGGCCGCGAAGGCGTCTCGGTCAGCTCCGTCCACGACATGGCGCGGCTCTTCGACAAGATCCCGCTCGACAAAGTCACGACCTCGATGACCGTCAACTGCTCGGCGTCGGTCCTGCTCGCGATGTACCTCGTCGTCGCCGAGAAAAACGGAATCCCGTGGGAGAAAGTCGGCGGCACGATCCAAAACGATATGCTGAAAGAGTATATCGCGCAGAAGGAATGGATCTGCCCGCCGCGTCCAGCGCTTCGCGTCGTCACCGACATGATCGAGTTCTGCGCACGCAAAGTCCCGCGCTGGCACGCGGTTTCGATCTCCGGCTACCACATCCGCGAGGCCGGCTCGACCGCGGTGCAGGAACTCGCATTCACGATCGCCGACGGTATCTGCTACGTCGAAGAGGCGATCAAGCGCGGCCTCAACGTCGATGACTTTGCGCAGCGCCTCTCGTTCTTCTGGAATATCCACAACGACTTCCTCGAGGAGGTCGCCAAGCTCCGCGCGGCGCGCCGGATGTGGGCGACGATCATGAAGGAGCGTTTCGGCGCGAAGAATCCGCGCTCGCTCCTGCTGCGGACTCATGCGCAGACGGCGGGCGCCTCGCTCACCGCGCAGCAGCCGCTCAACAACGTCGTGCGCGTTGCGATCCAGGCGCTCGCGGGTGTGATGGGCGGCGTGCAGTCGCTGCACACCAATTCGATGGACGAGACGCTGGCGCTGCCGACCGAGCAGGCCGTGATGGTCGCGCTGCGCACGCAGCAGATCATCGCCGAAGAAACTGGCGTCACCAACACGATCGATCCGATGGGCGGCAGCTACGCGGTCGAGGCGCTCACCGATCGCATGGAGCGCGAAGCCTTCGACTACATCAACAAAATCGACGAGATGGGCGGTATGATCAAAGCGGTCGAGACCGGCTATCCGCAGCGCGAGATCGCCGAGGCCGCGTTCCATTACCAGCGCCAGCTCGAGAAGGACGTGAAGGTCGTCGTTGGCGTGAACAAGTATTCGATTCCGGAAGAGATTCCGATCGAGACGCTCAAGATCGATGCCGCGATTGAGGAAAAGCAGGTTCAGCGCGTGCGTAAGATGAAGCGCGATCGCGACGCGAGCGCGCACAAGGATGCGCTGCGCCGCGTCGCCGAGGCCTGCCGCTCGGGCGAGAATCTCATGGAACCGATCTGCGAGGCGGTGCGCCGCGAGGCGACAGTCGGCGAGATCAGCGATATCTTCAGAAGCGAATTCGGTGTGTACACCGATCCAGGCTGGCTCTAA
- a CDS encoding enoyl-CoA hydratase-related protein has product MELKDIVFEKAAVATLTVNRPNALNALNRNVLEEISRVIREVRHDPSVRVLIVTGAGDRAFVAGADIAAMSKMSATDGLEFGRLGHRVMESFEDLAIPVIAAVNGFALGGGLELALACDLIIASEKARFGQPEINLGLIPGFGGTQRLPHRIGHNKARELIMTGEMFDAKTALEWGLANQVVPADQLMTTARQLADKLVTKSAFALRQAKAALRAAITMEQDAGLRFEQEAFGVTFASADRVEGTTAFVEKRQPAWKHQ; this is encoded by the coding sequence ATGGAACTGAAAGACATCGTTTTCGAAAAAGCTGCGGTTGCGACGCTGACTGTCAATCGCCCGAATGCCTTGAACGCGCTCAATCGCAACGTGCTCGAGGAAATCTCGCGCGTAATTCGCGAGGTGCGCCACGATCCGAGCGTGCGCGTGCTGATCGTCACCGGCGCGGGGGATCGCGCTTTCGTCGCCGGCGCCGATATCGCGGCTATGTCTAAGATGTCCGCAACCGATGGCCTGGAATTTGGCCGCCTCGGTCATCGCGTGATGGAAAGTTTCGAGGACCTCGCGATTCCCGTGATCGCGGCGGTCAACGGCTTTGCGCTCGGTGGCGGCCTCGAGCTGGCGCTCGCCTGCGATCTGATCATCGCGAGCGAAAAGGCGCGCTTCGGTCAGCCCGAGATAAACCTCGGCCTGATTCCTGGCTTTGGCGGCACGCAGCGCCTGCCGCATCGAATCGGCCACAACAAGGCGCGCGAACTGATCATGACCGGCGAGATGTTCGATGCGAAGACCGCCCTCGAATGGGGCCTCGCCAACCAGGTCGTGCCCGCCGATCAACTGATGACGACGGCGCGTCAGCTCGCCGACAAGCTCGTCACCAAATCAGCGTTCGCGCTACGCCAGGCGAAAGCCGCGCTCCGTGCCGCCATCACGATGGAGCAGGATGCCGGTCTGCGCTTTGAGCAGGAAGCGTTCGGCGTTACCTTCGCCAGCGCCGATCGTGTCGAAGGCACGACGGCATTCGTCGAAAAGCGCCAGCCGGCATGGAAGCATCAGTAA